The genomic region GATTATATCGGCGAAGTAAATTCTTCCGCGACGATCGTAACCGCTTCCTTGTCCGCACAAGCGGAGAAGTTAAGCGAGATCCGAAAAAACACGGATCAAGTCAATCGACTCGGAGAAACGGTGAACGAATCTTCCGGATTTCAAAAAACCGCTTCCGATGAAATTTCACATTCGATGCAAAGTATCGCGGACAGTTCGGAATCGATCGCAAGAACCTCGGAAGAAATCAAACACTTCGTGGACGAATCGGTTTTAAAAGCGGCGAAATTGCAGGAAATTTTAAGACATTTTAGAACTTCCTAAGAAAAGGTAAATTCTCTCGGAAATAAAGAAATCTGCCGATAACTAGATCGATGGAGAATCGATTTCTCAGGCTGACGATTTTTATTTCCATAGCGATCACGCTTTTTTCCTTTTGGGATCATCATCTCGTCAGTTATCTAAAAGACTTTATCGTATTCATCCATGAGATCGGTCACGCGATCGCCGCGTTGTTGACGGGCGGCTCCGTTCACGCGATCGAACTTCACGGAAACGAATCGGGAGAAACGATCGCGATTCCGAATTCCGGAACCGGTTCTTTTATCTTCGTGGTTTCGGCGGGATATTTGGGTTCTTGTCTGATCGGAGGATTCTTACTCAATCGCGGATTTTCGGGGAGAATGGTGAGGCCGACTTTGATTTCTTTCGGCGCCGTTCTTTTACTGATGACGATCTCCTATTCTAAACCGGGAAACCTCGCGCAATACACGGGAATTCTTTGGGGGTTGGGTTTTGTTTTACTCGGCCTATTCAATCTAAAATTGAATCGTCTCATTCTCGTTTTTATCGGAACGAGCATCACTCTTTATAGTTTATACGACCTTTTGGATTTTACGGGGAACATCGCATACACGGACGCGGGAATTATGGCGACGTGGATTACGGGAGCCAATCCTTCACAAGGAGTTCCGAAATCGGTGATCGTTCTGGGATATTTGATTGCCCTCCTCTGGTCCTTTTTTAGCTTATCCATCATATTCGTATCGGTTAAAAAGGTTTTCCAATCGGGCGTTGCTGAACAGGAATTCCCGCAAGACGAAGATCCATTCCACTTTCCCGAGAACGGAAATATGGAAACCCCGTTCCCCGGAGAAGTAACCCCCGAAGTTATGGAATGGTTTTTCAGCAAGGGACTCGATTTAAACGGAAAACCCTTACCCGCAGAATTTTTGGAAAAAGAAGAATCATGAGCAAACAAAGAATATTGATCACCGGTGGCGCCGGATTTATCGGCTCTCATTTGTGTGAAAGGCTTTTGAAAGAAGGCAACGAAGTTATCTGTTTGGATAATCTTCATACGGGAAGAAAAAAGAACATCCAAGAACTTTTCAAAAATCCTAAGTTCGAATTCATCAGACACGATATCACGGATCCGATCAAACTCGAAGTTGATCAAATCTACAACATGGCTTGTCCCGCAAGCCCGGTTCATTATCAATCCAATGCGATCAAAACGGTAAAGACCAACGTCCTCGGAATGATGAATATGCTCGGTCTTGCCAAACGGGTAAAGGCGAGAATTTTACAAGCCTCCACAAGCGAAGTTTACGGAAACCCGCTGGAACATCCTCAAAAGGAAACGTATTGGGGAAACGTAAATCCGATCGGAATTAGAAGTTGTTACGATGAAGGCAAACGAGTCGCGGAAACTCTTTGTTTCGATTATCAGAGAAATCATAAAGTAGATATTCGAGTGATTCGAATTTTCAACACATACGGCCCGAGAATGTTGCCGGACGACGGAAGAGTGGTCAGCAATTTTATCGTGCAAGCTCTCAAAAAAGAAGACATAACATTGTATGGAGAAGGAGATCAAACTCGTTCCTTTTGTTTCGTGGACGATCTGGTCGATGGCATCATACGAATGATGAACACCGAAGATTTCAGCGGACCCGTCAACTTAGGCAACGACGGAGAATTTACGGTTCGTGAATTGGCCGAGTTGGTTTTAAAAGAAACCGGTTCTTCATCAAAAATCATTCATAAGCCGTTGCCTCAGGATGATCCAGCTCGTAGAAAGCCGGACTTAACTCTTGCCAAACAACGTCTTGGATTCGAACCGAAGGTTCCTCTTGTAGAAGGAATTCGGAAAACCATCGAAT from Leptospira kmetyi serovar Malaysia str. Bejo-Iso9 harbors:
- a CDS encoding UDP-glucuronic acid decarboxylase family protein, which gives rise to MSKQRILITGGAGFIGSHLCERLLKEGNEVICLDNLHTGRKKNIQELFKNPKFEFIRHDITDPIKLEVDQIYNMACPASPVHYQSNAIKTVKTNVLGMMNMLGLAKRVKARILQASTSEVYGNPLEHPQKETYWGNVNPIGIRSCYDEGKRVAETLCFDYQRNHKVDIRVIRIFNTYGPRMLPDDGRVVSNFIVQALKKEDITLYGEGDQTRSFCFVDDLVDGIIRMMNTEDFSGPVNLGNDGEFTVRELAELVLKETGSSSKIIHKPLPQDDPARRKPDLTLAKQRLGFEPKVPLVEGIRKTIEYFKNNLD
- a CDS encoding M50 family metallopeptidase is translated as MENRFLRLTIFISIAITLFSFWDHHLVSYLKDFIVFIHEIGHAIAALLTGGSVHAIELHGNESGETIAIPNSGTGSFIFVVSAGYLGSCLIGGFLLNRGFSGRMVRPTLISFGAVLLLMTISYSKPGNLAQYTGILWGLGFVLLGLFNLKLNRLILVFIGTSITLYSLYDLLDFTGNIAYTDAGIMATWITGANPSQGVPKSVIVLGYLIALLWSFFSLSIIFVSVKKVFQSGVAEQEFPQDEDPFHFPENGNMETPFPGEVTPEVMEWFFSKGLDLNGKPLPAEFLEKEES